Proteins encoded within one genomic window of Brachybacterium sp. P6-10-X1:
- a CDS encoding beta-galactosidase: MPSVPYVPSQLLFGGDYNPEQWPRETWREDIELMRRARVNTVTLGVFSWSRLEPSEGVYELDWLDEAIELLTRAGIGFFLSTPTASPPPWFTLAHPDAMPVRPDGTVLSHGSRDTYAISAPAYREASRRIARVLAEHYGDHPGLRGWHVHNEYGTLDHGPHAAVAFRRWLRERYGTLEALNEAWTTGFWSQRYGSFEQILPPRTTQYLDNPAQAVDFRRFCSDEMLAAMCEQRDQIRGAGSSAPITTNFMLPTWNHLEQWSWAEELDVVSIDHYLDTPGPDGEAHVAYCSDLTRSWAGGPWVLMEQNARGIIMADRTHAKTPGRMIRNALGYIARGSQSALFFQWRASAGGAEQWHGALVPHAGGEDEQFEPVVELGCILEAISEVTSPPADGVLNPAEVGILWHADSWWTLETPSMPHDSLTYREEVRSAHRSFWRAGIATDVVRPGADAGRYRLLVVPALIVVSDEVAAWLREYVEAGGHLVVTYLSGLTDEHQRVGLGGYPAVLRDLLGVTVTQHLPLEDGQQVALSDGAVATQWAERMRTRGAEVLAAYADGPVTGSPAITQNRLGAGRAVYLSAHLDQDSRDAFLLARAQAAGVSPVVPGAAALGVEAVRRRGAEADHLFLLHHGREDVTVHGTGVDLVTGTQLPGRTDLAGGTDRRGGLHLAADDVAVVRVPRGGGVELTAR, from the coding sequence ATGCCATCCGTGCCCTACGTCCCCTCCCAGCTGCTGTTCGGCGGCGACTACAACCCCGAGCAGTGGCCCCGCGAGACCTGGCGCGAGGACATCGAGCTGATGCGGCGCGCCCGCGTCAACACCGTCACGCTCGGGGTGTTCTCCTGGTCCCGCCTCGAACCCTCCGAAGGCGTCTACGAGCTGGACTGGCTGGACGAGGCGATCGAGCTGCTCACGAGAGCCGGGATCGGGTTCTTCCTGTCCACCCCCACCGCCTCGCCGCCGCCGTGGTTCACGCTCGCCCACCCCGACGCGATGCCCGTGCGGCCCGACGGCACGGTGCTCAGCCATGGCTCGCGGGACACCTACGCGATCAGCGCCCCCGCCTACCGCGAGGCGTCCCGGCGGATCGCCCGGGTCCTCGCCGAGCACTACGGGGATCATCCCGGACTGCGCGGCTGGCACGTGCACAACGAGTACGGCACCCTCGACCACGGCCCGCACGCCGCTGTCGCCTTCCGGCGCTGGCTGCGCGAGCGCTACGGCACCCTCGAGGCGCTGAACGAGGCGTGGACGACGGGGTTCTGGTCCCAGCGCTACGGCTCCTTCGAGCAGATCCTCCCGCCCAGGACGACCCAGTACCTGGACAATCCCGCCCAGGCCGTGGACTTCCGCCGTTTCTGCTCCGACGAGATGCTCGCGGCGATGTGCGAGCAGCGTGACCAGATCCGCGGCGCCGGGTCGTCGGCCCCGATCACCACCAACTTCATGCTGCCCACCTGGAACCATCTCGAGCAGTGGTCCTGGGCCGAAGAGCTCGACGTGGTCTCGATCGACCACTATCTCGACACCCCGGGGCCCGACGGTGAGGCGCATGTCGCCTACTGCTCGGACCTCACCCGGTCCTGGGCAGGCGGTCCCTGGGTGCTGATGGAGCAGAACGCGCGCGGCATCATCATGGCCGACCGGACCCACGCGAAGACTCCGGGTCGCATGATCCGCAACGCGCTGGGATACATCGCCCGCGGCTCGCAGTCCGCGCTGTTCTTCCAGTGGCGCGCCTCGGCCGGCGGTGCCGAGCAGTGGCACGGTGCCCTCGTCCCCCACGCCGGCGGCGAGGACGAGCAGTTCGAGCCCGTGGTCGAGCTGGGGTGCATCCTCGAGGCGATCAGCGAGGTCACCAGTCCGCCGGCCGACGGGGTGCTGAACCCGGCCGAGGTCGGGATCCTCTGGCACGCGGACTCCTGGTGGACCCTGGAGACCCCGTCCATGCCGCACGACTCCCTGACCTATCGCGAGGAGGTGCGCTCCGCCCATCGCTCCTTCTGGCGGGCCGGGATCGCGACGGACGTCGTGCGCCCCGGAGCCGATGCGGGGCGGTACCGACTGCTGGTGGTGCCGGCGCTGATCGTCGTCTCCGACGAGGTCGCGGCGTGGCTGCGGGAGTACGTCGAAGCAGGCGGGCACCTGGTGGTCACCTATCTCTCGGGCCTGACCGACGAGCATCAGCGGGTGGGCCTCGGCGGGTATCCGGCCGTCCTCCGCGATCTGCTGGGGGTCACGGTCACCCAGCACCTTCCGCTCGAGGACGGCCAGCAGGTGGCTCTGTCCGACGGGGCCGTCGCGACGCAGTGGGCGGAACGGATGCGGACCCGCGGCGCGGAGGTGCTGGCCGCCTACGCGGACGGTCCGGTCACCGGCTCGCCGGCCATCACGCAGAACCGTCTCGGCGCCGGACGCGCGGTCTACCTCTCCGCGCACCTGGACCAGGACTCCCGCGACGCCTTCCTCCTCGCCCGGGCGCAGGCCGCGGGCGTCTCCCCCGTCGTTCCCGGCGCGGCCGCCCTCGGTGTGGAGGCGGTGCGCCGCCGCGGCGCCGAGGCGGACCACCTGTTCCTCCTGCACCACGGCCGAGAGGACGTCACGGTGCACGGCACCGGAGTCGATCTCGTGACCGGGACGCAGCTCCCCGGTCGAACCGACCTCGCGGGCGGGACGGATCGACGCGGCGGACTGCACCTCGCCGCGGACGATGTCGCCGTGGTGCGGGTGCCGCGCGGGGGCGGGGTCGAGCTCACCGCGCGCTGA
- a CDS encoding helix-turn-helix domain-containing protein, producing MTGHLEPLLRELVGAVLRDERRRQGRTLARVAQAAGISMQHLSDVERGRKDPSSELLAAITGALGVTVPQLLLRAADDAPSPTEAAGAAERPAVLELTSVGGARGGRRPSGDEVSLAARDLAGTDRPGLTLLSAA from the coding sequence ATGACTGGGCATCTGGAGCCGTTGCTGCGCGAGCTGGTGGGCGCGGTGCTCCGCGACGAGCGCCGACGGCAGGGCCGCACGCTGGCCCGGGTCGCTCAGGCGGCGGGCATCAGCATGCAGCATCTCTCCGATGTCGAGCGCGGACGGAAGGATCCCTCCTCCGAACTGCTCGCCGCGATCACCGGCGCCCTCGGCGTCACCGTCCCCCAGCTCCTGCTCCGTGCCGCCGATGATGCTCCGTCGCCGACGGAGGCGGCGGGGGCGGCGGAGCGCCCGGCGGTCCTCGAGCTGACGTCCGTCGGCGGTGCCCGCGGCGGCCGGCGGCCCTCCGGCGACGAGGTATCGCTGGCCGCCCGGGATCTGGCGGGCACCGACCGACCCGGGCTCACCCTGCTGTCGGCCGCCTGA
- a CDS encoding ClpP family protease, whose protein sequence is MTSYPIPSVIERTHTGLERSADVYSRLLSDRIVYLGTPIDDGVANTVIAQILHLENESADLPIQLYLNSSGGDAQAVLAIYDTLAYVRSTVAVTCVGQAVAAPVVLLAAGTPGMRAVLPHTRVVLHPLEAQGRGAVPDLILATEEVQRIRRALEALIAQHSGRSLDQVRRDLEREQVLDAEQAVAYGLADEVLVRRPTAG, encoded by the coding sequence ATGACCAGCTACCCGATCCCCAGCGTCATCGAGCGCACCCACACCGGTCTGGAGCGCAGCGCCGACGTGTACTCGCGGCTGCTCTCGGACCGCATCGTCTACCTCGGCACCCCCATCGACGACGGGGTCGCCAACACCGTGATCGCCCAGATCCTGCACCTGGAGAACGAATCGGCCGACCTCCCCATCCAGCTCTACCTCAACTCCAGCGGCGGCGACGCCCAGGCCGTCCTCGCCATCTACGACACACTCGCCTACGTGCGCAGCACCGTCGCCGTCACCTGCGTCGGCCAAGCCGTCGCGGCGCCCGTCGTGCTCCTCGCCGCCGGCACCCCGGGGATGCGCGCGGTGCTGCCGCACACCCGCGTGGTGCTGCACCCGCTGGAGGCCCAGGGCCGCGGCGCGGTGCCGGACCTGATCCTGGCCACCGAGGAGGTGCAGCGGATCCGTCGGGCCCTCGAGGCGCTGATCGCCCAGCACTCCGGCCGCTCCCTGGACCAGGTGCGGCGCGATCTCGAGCGCGAGCAGGTCCTGGACGCCGAGCAGGCCGTGGCCTACGGGTTGGCGGACGAGGTGCTGGTCAGGCGGCCGACAGCAGGGTGA
- a CDS encoding ClpP family protease, translating into MAPTRTPTTPPASTARFEDSPDATAPDGLTALTATRLLHHRILLLDRELDQDNGARLSAQLLMLAAEDPQRDITVLINSPGGLVPAMLAIGDLMDLVPCDVRTVALGMAYSAGQFLLTHGTPGKRLILPHGRVLMHQGSAGFGGSAADIELQAEDLRHNRDLLIRLTAERTGQSEETIARDSDRDRMWDAAGAVEYGFCDRLVTSLDEVLPYGAAPRGVPSLGLTSAPPTRDENPSGDPR; encoded by the coding sequence ATGGCACCGACGAGGACTCCCACCACGCCCCCCGCATCGACCGCTCGCTTCGAGGACTCGCCCGACGCCACGGCCCCCGACGGGCTCACGGCGCTCACCGCCACCCGACTGCTCCATCACCGGATCCTGCTGCTGGACCGGGAGCTCGATCAGGACAACGGGGCACGTCTCAGCGCCCAGCTGCTGATGCTGGCGGCCGAGGATCCCCAGCGCGACATCACCGTGCTCATCAACTCCCCGGGCGGCCTGGTGCCGGCCATGCTCGCCATCGGGGACCTGATGGACCTGGTGCCCTGCGACGTGCGGACCGTGGCGCTCGGCATGGCCTACAGCGCCGGACAGTTCCTGCTCACCCACGGCACGCCCGGCAAGCGCCTGATCCTCCCGCACGGGCGGGTGCTCATGCACCAGGGATCGGCCGGGTTCGGGGGCAGCGCCGCCGACATCGAGCTGCAGGCCGAGGACCTGCGTCACAATCGCGACCTGCTGATCCGCCTGACCGCCGAGCGCACCGGGCAGAGCGAGGAGACCATCGCCCGCGACTCCGACCGCGACCGCATGTGGGACGCCGCCGGGGCCGTGGAGTACGGATTCTGCGACCGCCTGGTCACCTCGCTGGACGAGGTCCTGCCCTACGGGGCCGCTCCCCGTGGGGTGCCCTCGCTCGGACTGACCAGCGCCCCGCCCACCCGCGACGAGAACCCCTCCGGAGATCCCCGATGA
- a CDS encoding DUF4037 domain-containing protein, with translation MPIDLPPGLELSRAYDEQVVRPLLERHAAGLAHAAGRLGSGSDVLGFDDEQSRDHDWGLRLTLLVEGGRAGQIDALLDRELPRTWHGLPTRFATTWDPVVRQRVEVASAADLAASRLGIDAARLEAAAIDGADDLSVPSEAPASPGGRTPPDALTLTDWLQLTGQAVLEVTAGPVFRDGPGVITALRGNLAWYPRDVWMYALAADWSRLGQEFPDVGRAGLRGDEDGSAVIAARHVRTLLHLAHLLHRRWPPYGKWLARSAARLPDGQRLRGVVGEVLAARDWRARQAALAAAAELLATIQGEQGLPTLSPATEPFFERPHIGVRGLPELLLAQIRDPAVRALPPGVGTAEQISDNATVLVDPAARRRLVGP, from the coding sequence ATGCCCATCGACCTTCCTCCCGGACTCGAGCTCTCCCGTGCCTATGACGAGCAGGTGGTCCGCCCGCTGCTCGAGCGCCACGCCGCGGGGCTCGCGCACGCCGCCGGGCGGCTCGGCTCCGGCTCCGACGTGCTGGGTTTCGACGACGAGCAGTCCCGCGACCACGACTGGGGGCTGCGCCTGACGCTGCTGGTCGAGGGCGGACGCGCCGGGCAGATCGATGCCCTGCTGGACCGCGAGCTCCCGAGGACCTGGCACGGCCTGCCGACCCGCTTCGCCACCACCTGGGACCCCGTCGTGCGCCAGCGGGTCGAGGTCGCCTCGGCCGCCGATCTCGCGGCGTCACGGCTCGGGATCGACGCGGCGCGCCTCGAGGCCGCCGCGATCGACGGGGCCGACGACCTGTCGGTGCCGTCCGAGGCACCCGCGTCCCCCGGCGGGCGCACCCCGCCCGACGCCCTCACCCTGACCGACTGGCTGCAGCTGACCGGGCAAGCGGTCCTCGAGGTGACCGCGGGGCCGGTGTTCCGCGACGGCCCGGGCGTGATCACGGCGCTGCGCGGGAACCTGGCCTGGTACCCCCGGGATGTCTGGATGTACGCGCTGGCGGCGGATTGGTCCCGCCTCGGACAGGAGTTCCCCGACGTCGGGCGGGCCGGCCTGCGCGGGGACGAGGACGGATCAGCCGTGATCGCCGCCCGGCACGTGCGCACCTTGCTCCACCTCGCCCACCTCCTGCATCGTCGCTGGCCGCCCTATGGCAAGTGGCTCGCCCGCTCGGCCGCGCGGCTGCCGGACGGGCAGAGGCTGCGGGGCGTGGTCGGCGAGGTGCTGGCGGCCCGCGACTGGCGGGCACGACAGGCTGCCCTGGCGGCCGCCGCCGAACTGCTCGCCACGATCCAGGGAGAGCAGGGCCTGCCGACGCTGTCCCCGGCGACCGAGCCCTTCTTCGAGCGTCCCCACATCGGAGTGCGGGGGCTGCCCGAGCTGCTCCTGGCGCAGATCCGGGACCCGGCGGTGCGCGCGCTGCCGCCCGGCGTCGGCACGGCCGAGCAGATCAGCGACAACGCCACGGTGCTCGTGGACCCCGCCGCCCGCCGACGTCTCGTCGGCCCCTGA
- a CDS encoding glycine--tRNA ligase — protein MAKAPASTLDNVIALTKKRGFVFPAGEIYGGTRSAWDYGPLGVELKENIKRQWWRTFVTSRADMVGLDSSIILPKRVWEASGHVATFTDPLVECRSCHNRFREDHLIEAFQAKKGRDPEGGLAEVPCPNCGTRGEFTDPQQFSGLIKTFLGPVDTEAGLTYLRPETAQGIFVNFLNVVTATRQKPPFGIGQVGKAFRNEITPGNFIFRTREFEQMEIEFFTPPADADEHFSNWVEACWNWFIDLGMKEENLRRFDVPEDERAHYSTGTIDFEYRFGFTGSDWGELMGIANRTDFDLGSHTEASGTKMQYFDQASGERYTPYVIEPSFGLTRSMMAFLVDAYTEDEAPNTKGGVDKRTVLKLDPRLAPVKAAVLPLSKSEDLVPRATQLADQLRRNWNVEMDATQAIGRRYRRQDEIGTPFCITVDFDTAEDQAVTIRARDSMTQERVALDQVESYLAARLLGA, from the coding sequence GTGGCCAAGGCCCCCGCCAGCACGCTGGACAACGTCATCGCTCTGACCAAGAAGCGCGGCTTCGTGTTCCCGGCCGGTGAGATCTACGGCGGCACCCGCTCCGCCTGGGACTACGGGCCGCTCGGCGTGGAGCTCAAGGAGAACATCAAGCGCCAGTGGTGGCGCACCTTCGTCACCTCCCGCGCCGACATGGTGGGCCTGGACTCCTCGATCATCCTGCCCAAGCGGGTCTGGGAGGCCTCCGGCCACGTCGCGACCTTCACCGATCCGCTGGTGGAGTGCCGCAGCTGCCACAACCGCTTCCGCGAGGACCATCTGATCGAGGCGTTCCAGGCGAAGAAGGGGCGCGACCCCGAGGGCGGCCTGGCCGAGGTGCCGTGCCCCAACTGCGGCACGCGCGGCGAGTTCACCGATCCCCAGCAGTTCTCCGGCCTGATCAAGACGTTCCTCGGTCCGGTGGACACCGAGGCTGGTCTGACGTACCTGCGCCCCGAGACCGCGCAGGGGATCTTCGTGAACTTCCTCAACGTCGTCACCGCCACGCGCCAGAAGCCCCCGTTCGGCATCGGGCAGGTCGGCAAGGCGTTCCGCAACGAGATCACCCCCGGCAACTTCATCTTCCGCACCCGCGAGTTCGAGCAGATGGAGATCGAGTTCTTCACCCCGCCGGCGGACGCGGACGAGCACTTCTCGAACTGGGTCGAGGCCTGCTGGAACTGGTTCATCGACCTGGGCATGAAGGAGGAGAACCTGCGCCGCTTCGACGTCCCCGAGGACGAGCGCGCGCACTACAGCACGGGCACCATCGACTTCGAGTACCGCTTCGGTTTCACCGGCAGCGATTGGGGCGAGCTGATGGGCATCGCCAATCGCACGGACTTCGACCTGGGCAGCCACACGGAGGCGTCCGGGACGAAGATGCAGTACTTCGACCAGGCGTCCGGCGAGCGGTACACCCCGTACGTGATCGAGCCGAGCTTCGGCCTGACCCGGTCGATGATGGCGTTCCTGGTCGACGCGTACACCGAGGACGAGGCCCCGAACACCAAGGGCGGCGTCGACAAGCGCACGGTGCTCAAGCTCGATCCGCGCCTGGCTCCCGTGAAGGCCGCCGTGCTGCCGCTGTCCAAGAGCGAGGACCTGGTGCCCCGAGCCACCCAGCTCGCCGATCAGCTGCGCCGGAACTGGAACGTCGAGATGGACGCCACGCAGGCGATCGGCCGGCGCTACCGCCGCCAGGACGAGATCGGGACCCCGTTCTGCATCACGGTCGACTTCGACACCGCGGAGGACCAGGCCGTGACGATCCGCGCGCGGGACTCCATGACCCAGGAGCGCGTGGCCCTCGACCAGGTCGAGTCCTACCTCGCCGCACGCCTCCTCGGCGCCTGA